In Nakamurella flava, a single genomic region encodes these proteins:
- a CDS encoding saccharopine dehydrogenase family protein, giving the protein MTERDHDIVLFGASGFVGRLVARQLAQHAPSGTRVALAGRTRSRVEAVRDEIGVDWPVVVADSAHASSMRALAESTGVVISTVGPYARHGLPLVKACAEAGTDYTDLTGEVLFVRQSLAAAHPRAGRTGARIVHSCGFDSVPSDLAVLLLADRAAADGAGELTDVDLLVRSAKGGFSGGTIDSLRNQLRETREDPSLRKVAADPYALSPDRQSEPHLGKQPDFTPPTRLDDGTWVAPFVMAPYNTRVVRRSNSLLGHRYGRTMRYRESVATGDSWWSPVAATGAAVGQGLIGLAVGQPFLAPVVDRILPSPGEGPSEKAQREGHFRIEVRARTTTGARYRATVAAKGDPGYAATSVMLAESALELAATRQDGQRGGVLTPAVALGEGLVDRLRGRGFTFDVEPA; this is encoded by the coding sequence ATGACAGAACGCGACCACGACATCGTCCTGTTCGGCGCGAGCGGCTTCGTCGGCAGGCTCGTCGCCCGGCAGTTGGCGCAGCACGCCCCGAGCGGGACGAGGGTGGCGCTGGCCGGGCGGACCCGATCGCGGGTGGAGGCGGTCCGCGACGAGATCGGGGTCGACTGGCCCGTCGTCGTCGCCGACAGCGCCCACGCGTCCTCGATGCGGGCCTTGGCCGAGTCGACCGGGGTCGTCATCAGCACCGTCGGACCGTACGCGCGGCACGGGTTGCCGCTGGTCAAGGCGTGCGCCGAGGCGGGCACCGATTACACCGACCTGACCGGCGAGGTGCTGTTCGTCCGGCAGAGCCTGGCCGCCGCCCACCCGCGGGCGGGCCGGACCGGGGCGCGGATCGTGCACTCCTGCGGGTTCGACTCGGTGCCCAGCGACCTGGCCGTCCTGCTGCTGGCCGACCGGGCCGCCGCCGACGGCGCCGGTGAGCTGACCGACGTGGATCTGCTGGTGCGCTCGGCCAAGGGCGGGTTCAGCGGCGGCACCATCGACTCGCTCCGCAACCAGCTCCGCGAGACCCGGGAGGACCCGTCGCTGCGGAAGGTGGCGGCGGACCCGTACGCGCTCAGCCCGGACCGGCAGTCCGAACCGCACCTCGGCAAGCAGCCGGACTTCACCCCGCCGACCCGGCTGGACGACGGGACGTGGGTCGCGCCGTTCGTCATGGCCCCGTACAACACCCGCGTCGTCCGCCGCAGCAACTCCCTGCTCGGCCACCGGTACGGCCGCACGATGCGGTACCGCGAGTCGGTGGCCACCGGTGATTCCTGGTGGTCCCCCGTCGCCGCCACCGGCGCCGCCGTCGGCCAGGGGCTCATCGGGCTGGCGGTCGGACAGCCGTTCCTCGCCCCGGTCGTCGACCGCATCCTGCCCTCCCCGGGCGAGGGACCGAGCGAGAAGGCGCAGCGGGAGGGACATTTCCGCATCGAGGTGCGGGCCCGGACGACCACCGGCGCCCGCTATCGGGCCACCGTGGCGGCCAAGGGTGACCCCGGCTACGCGGCCACCTCGGTGATGCTGGCCGAGAGCGCTCTGGAGCTGGCGGCCACCCGTCAGGACGGGCAGCGAGGCGGGGTGCTGACGCCCGCGGTGGCGTTGGGCGAGGGGCTGGTCGACCGGCTGCG
- a CDS encoding PIN domain-containing protein has translation MAFIAVYDACVLYPSVTRDVLIRVAIAGTVQARWTDDILDEVRRNVAADRPDISRDQLSRLFELMAEALPSAAVGNHHPLIDGLELPEPDDRHVLAAAIASGAQLIVTDNLRDFPPAVLDTWNIEAKRADDLLVDQFHLAPDVLHGVVHQLSRAWKGEPTPSEVLRRFESSGLLQTAALLR, from the coding sequence ATGGCATTCATTGCCGTGTACGACGCCTGCGTCCTCTATCCGTCTGTCACCCGCGACGTCTTGATCCGGGTCGCCATCGCCGGGACCGTCCAGGCTCGGTGGACTGACGACATCCTCGACGAGGTTCGTCGGAATGTGGCGGCGGACCGACCCGACATTTCCCGTGACCAGTTGAGCCGCCTGTTCGAACTCATGGCCGAGGCCCTGCCGTCTGCCGCAGTCGGGAACCACCACCCCCTCATCGATGGTCTCGAGCTTCCCGAACCTGACGACCGCCACGTGCTGGCAGCGGCCATCGCGAGCGGCGCCCAGCTGATCGTCACGGACAACCTGCGTGACTTCCCACCCGCTGTCCTCGACACGTGGAACATCGAGGCCAAGCGCGCAGACGACCTCCTGGTCGATCAGTTCCATCTCGCCCCCGATGTCCTTCACGGGGTCGTCCACCAGCTTTCCCGGGCCTGGAAGGGGGAACCCACTCCCAGCGAGGTGCTGAGGCGGTTCGAGTCGTCCGGTCTCCTGCAGACGGCGGCGCTCCTGCGCTGA
- a CDS encoding helix-turn-helix domain-containing protein, with protein sequence MTADVAGGPTTEQQSRAAKDAAYRVHNILRTHSGETVPLHDPQDDELTVPRAAAELLRQILSAMAAGVPVSVIPAHAELTTQQAADLLNVSRPHVIKLLEQGEIEYRLVGTHRRVLASSLRAFKESSERRQTAAADELTRLTEEMGLY encoded by the coding sequence ATGACGGCAGACGTGGCGGGCGGGCCGACCACTGAACAACAGAGTCGAGCTGCGAAGGACGCGGCGTACCGCGTCCACAACATCCTGCGTACCCATTCCGGCGAGACGGTGCCACTGCATGACCCCCAGGACGACGAGCTGACCGTTCCCCGGGCGGCTGCGGAGCTCCTGCGGCAGATCCTCAGCGCCATGGCCGCTGGGGTGCCCGTGTCGGTCATCCCTGCGCATGCCGAGCTCACGACGCAGCAGGCTGCCGATCTGCTCAACGTTTCGCGACCCCACGTCATCAAGCTGTTGGAGCAGGGCGAGATCGAGTACCGGCTGGTGGGAACGCATCGCCGGGTGCTGGCCAGTTCGCTTCGGGCCTTCAAGGAGTCGTCCGAACGTCGCCAGACTGCTGCGGCCGACGAACTCACTCGGCTGACCGAGGAGATGGGGCTGTACTGA